CCCAGTCCAGCAAGCCAACCCCGGCCGGGCTGATCCGGATGTTCGCGGCACCTGGGTCGCCGTGCACCACGGCCGGTTCACCGCTCAACGCGGCCCAGGCCCCGCGGCAGGCCGCGACCACGTCACTCGGCATCCGGCCGAGGTCGACATCCCCGCTGCGGCTCCGCTCGACCAACTCGCTGGTGATTCGGAAGCCCTGCCGTTGCGGCCACCCCACGGTGGTGGCATGGAGCCGGCGCAGCTCATCCGCGACCGCTTGCCAGTCCGCTCCCGACACCGGCTCCCGTCCCGGCAACCATTCCTGCACGACAATATTGTCGACAAATCGGTTCCCGTGGAGGGTGGGTACGACCCGCGGCACGCGGAAGCCACGATTCGCGAGGTGTTCCAGGAGATCGAGTTCCCATTCCAGGGAGTCCGCGGGCCGCCTGCTCCGGCGAGCGACCCGGCGCTTCCCACCAAGACGGATCTCCAGTACCTCGTTGCGGGCGCCGCCGAGCATCCCGGTGACCATGACCTCACCCCAGGCGCCCAGCCTCCTCGCACAGTACGCAGTCGCGTCAGTCATGTCGTAGACCGAGCGCGGCGTCGAGTTCCTTGCGCAACCTGGCCGGTGCCTTGAGCCGCCAGGACTCCTCGATCAGCTCGGCCAGCTGGCCGGGATCCACCCGTTCGAGATCGACGATGATCGAACCGTAGCCGTCGTAGTGCGGGGTGGTGTAGAAGGCGGGGTCGCCGGAGTCGAGCAGCGCGGCCTTCTCGTCCAGGCCGCACATCAGCACCAGCCCGCCCTCGGCCTCGGTACGCAGCCGGGCGAAACCCTTGCCCCGCACCTTCAACGCTGGCGTGCGGTACCAGGTCGACTCCTCGACCTCGGGCAACCGCTCGGCGATGGCGATCGCGTCTTTCCATGTCGGCATGGCACCCATCCTCCCTGCCTGCCGGAGCAAGTCTTGGCGAAACGGGAGCTCAGCCGGCCAGCAGGTCCAGCCGGAAGCACACCCGGTCCTGGCCCGGCCCGTCGTAGTCCGCCCGCACCGGGACGCCGTCCACCTCCCGGTCACCCGGCTCCAGCTGAAAACCCATCCCGCGGTGGAACGCGATCGACCCCTGGTTCCCCGGCGAGGTCACCGCGCGCACCAGCTGCCGCCCCGCCACGGTCGCCGCGGCGAAGAAGGTCTCGTACAACCTGCGGCCAAGGCCCGCTCGCCGCCGCCCCGGGTCGATCCCGACGAAGTGGATGTACGCCGCCGCCGGGTCGTCGGCCGAGTAGAAGCCGACCAGGAAACCGGCAAGGTGGCCATCGTCCTCCGCGATCAGGCTGGTCGAGGCAAAATGTTGCAGGAACAGCCGGGGCAGCAGCAACGCCAGCTCACTCGCCTGCGCGGGCGAGCGGGAGTCGCCCCACCACTGCTGCACGGCCCGGACGAGCGCCGGATGATCGGCCTCCTCGGCGGCACGGAGGGTGATCGTCATGTGTTCGACGGTACTGCCCCGGCCAGTGCGGCGACACCGGCGCGCACCGCGGGGTTCTCCCGGTCGGTTCGCCACACCGCGTGAATCTCCCTGCGCAGCGCCGGTTCCGGCGGGACGAGGCGCACCCCGGCCGGGACCGACTGCAACGCGAACGGGGCGATCAGTGCCACCGCGAGCCCGGCCTCGACCAGCGCCGCCTGGGTGGGGAACTCGGTCACGGTGTAGCGGACCTCCGGCTCGACGCCCTGGTTGCGCACCGCCTGCACCAGCGCATCGCCCGCCGCGCTGCCCGGCCCGCAGCTGGTCCAGGCCGCGCCCGCCAGCTCGGCCAGGTCCAGGGTGTCCCGGTCGGCGAGCGGATGGTCCGCAGGCAGCGCCACCATCACCCGCTCGTCGAACAGCAGTCGTTTGCTCACCCCTTCCGGGATCGCGGTCGGCCGGTGCGCCCAGTTCTCGGCGACCACCAGGTCCAGCTCGCCGGCCAGCAGCAGCGGCATGGTGTCCACCACCTCGCCGTCCCGCAGGGTGGGCCACAGCCGCGGGTACCGCTCCCGCAGCGTGGTCAGCGCCGGGGCCAGCAGCCTGCGGACCGTGCTCGGCATCGCGCCGATCCGCAGCGGCCCGAGGATCTCCTCGGTCAGGTCGGCGAGATCCACCTCGGCCGCCCCGCACTGGGTGAGGATCCGGGACGCGTGCTCGGCCAGCACCCGCCCGGCGTGGGTCAGCCGCACGCCGCGCCCCCGTGGTTCGAGCAGCCGGTGCCCGGTCTCCCGTTCCAGTTTGGCCAGTTTCTGGGACACCCCGGAGGGGGTCAGGTGCAGTTGCTCGGCCGCGGCGGCGATCGACCCGTGCCGGTCGACCATGGCCAGCGCCTGCAACCGGTCCAGACTCAACACGGTACAAATACTACCGAATAAAGCGTACAAACATTCACTTGTCGTTATTAGTTGTACCCAGCACGCTCGAAGTGTGGCCGCTCGAACCGACCCCCGCCTGCTGTTGCTCGCCGGGGCCGCCTGCATCTCGGTGTCGGCGATGTTCGTCAAGCTGTCCGGCACCAGCCCCGGGACCGCGGCGTTCTGGCGGTGCCTGCTGGCCCTGCCCGTCCTGCTGCCGCTGGCCCTGCGGGAGCCAAGGGCGGACCGCGATCCCGGCCGCACCCGCCGCCGGCTGGCCGCGGGCGTGTTTCTCGGGATAGACCTGGTGTTCTGGGGCCAGTGCGTGGCCGACGTCGGCGCCTCGATCGCGACCGTGCTGGTGAACGTGCAGGTGGTGATCCTTCCCGGGCTGGCATGGCTGCTGTCCAGGGAACGGCCAGCCGCCCGGTTCCTGGTGACCGCCCCGCTGATGCTGCTCGCGGTGGCGCTGGCCAGCGGCGCGATCGGGCGGGCCGAACCGGGCAGCGACCCGGTACGCGGGGCGCTGATGGGCCTCGCGGCCGGTGCGGCGTACGCGGCCTTCCTGTTCCTGTTGCGCCAGGGTGCGGCACCGGGTCAGCTGGTGGCGCCGGTCCGCACGGCCACGATCAGCGCAACCGTCACCTCGCTGCTGCTGGGTCTGGCCTGGGGTGGGGTGGACCTGGCGCCCGGCTGGCCCGCGTTCGGCTGGCTCGCCGCGCTCGCGCTCACCGGCCAGGTGGGTGGCTGGGTGCTGGTCGGCACGGCGCTGCCGCGGCTGCGGGCCGGCATCGGCGCCACGCTGTTGCTGCTGCAGCCGGTGCTGGCGGTGCTGCTGGGGTTGCTGCTGCTGGACGAGCGGCCGACCGGATGGCAGCTCGCGGGCTGCGCGGCCGTGATCGCACTGGTCTGGTTCACCAGCAGCCCGGCCAGGTGGCGGGGCGGGGATCGGCCAGGTGGCCGATCCGGCGGGCACGGGCCGACCCCTTCGACCGAGGTTTCGCAGCTCAGAGCGCCATAGCGTCGAAGCATGACCTCGGCACAGACCTCCGCGCTGGAATACGGCCTGCTCGGCTTCGTGGTGATCTGGGCGGTGCTGCTCATCCCGCAGGTGCTCGGCCAGCAGGCCCGGTTCGGCCGGGTGCTGCCCGGCAGGCTGGCCAGGACCGCGCTGGTCACGCTCTATGCCTGCCTGACCGTTGCGCTGGTGCTGCTCCCGTTGCCCACCCGCGCGGGCGGGCAGTCCGGCCAGCACATTCAGCTGGTCCCGTTCCAGTGGATGGCCGATGTCGCCCGGGAGAGCGCCGGCAATCCGCTGGCCACGACGGCCTTCCAGCAGCTGTCCATGAACGTGCTGCTGTTCGTACCGCTCGGGATCCTCGCCCGCGTGCTCTGGCGGCGCGGGTTCACCGGCGCCACGCTGCTTGGCCTGGCCGGGTCGGCCGCCATCGAGATCTGCCAGCTGACCGCGAACTTCGGTACGGCGCCCTACCAGTACCGCATCTTCGATGTGGACGACCTGATGGCGAACACGGCGGGCGCGGCGCTCGGCTGGATCCTGGCGGCGCTGTTCCTGCTGCTGCGAGCGCAGGCGCGGCAGGCGGACGCGCTCAGCGGCGCGACCACTCAGCCGGTACGGGTACCGGCTCGCCCAGCTCAGCCAACCGTTCCCGCCTGCGTAGCGCGGCCCGCCGGGCACTACGCCGGTCCTCCAGCACAACCGTGGCCGCGGCAGCGGTGAGCAGCAGGAGTACGAGACCGATGACGATCGCCACGTCCACGTCATCCCCCTTGATGCCGTCCTGTGTGCCGGATCACACAGGATACGCACTTCGGCCCGGGCTTGGCCACCCCGGGCTCAGCTCGGGACGGCGGTGAACCAGGTCCGGTCGGCCGAGGCCCATCCCGCGAAGGCGAGACCGGCCCCGGCGAGCGCGCCGAGCAGGGCGTCCTCGCTCAGCCGCAGGCAGGTGAACGGCTGCTCCCAGCTTCGCCCTTCCACCTCGTAGTACACGGTGGCGCTGAGCAGGTCGCCCGTGCGCGTGATCCCGCGCAGCCGGATGCGCACCGGGCCGAGCCTGCCGTCCCCTCCGGCGCCGACCAGGTCGAACCACTCGGGCGGATGCCACTGGGCCACCAGCTTCCCGCCGGGAGCTAGGTGTCCGCGGACGGTGTCCAGCAGGGCGGTCCGCACCGGCCGGTCCGGGTTGTTGATCAGATGACTGGCCAGCAGCACGGCCGGGAAGCGGCGGCCGAGCCGCAGGTCCTCGATCCGCGAGCACACCGTGCGGGCGCCGCGCACCCACCCCAGCATCGCCGCCGAGTCGTCCACGGCGACCACCGGGTGCCCGAGCTCGATCAGGCCGTGCGCGATCCGGCCGGTTCCCGCGCCGAGGTCGAGCACCTCGGCACCGGCCTCGATGGCGGCATGCACCGCCTCCGGCTCGCCGGCAGGAGGCAACAGCGGATAGAGCTCGACCGGGCAGCCGTCGTTGGTCACCGCACCGCGCACACCCCCGAGTGTGCCGCCTCCGGCAGCGGCGTCGCGGGGACCGGCACACTGACCGGATGGCCGAGCGACCGACCAAGGCGGAACTCGCGGCGGCACCCGGCCGCACGATCCCGGACGTGATCGGACCCGGGCTGCGTGTGTTGTTCTGCGGGATCAATCCGGGCCTGTATTCCGGCGCCACCGGCCTGCATTTCGCCCGGCCCGGCAACCGGTTCTGGCCCGCGCTGCACCGCAGCGGTTTCACTCCGCGCCTGCTCGACCCCGCCGAGCAATGGGAACTGCTCGATTACGGACTCGGCATCACCAATCTGGTCGGCCGGGCCACCGCCCGTGCGGACGAGCTGACCGAAACGGAGCTGCGCGCGGGCGGTGAGGCGCTGGTGGGCAAGGTCACGCGGTATCAGCCGAGCTGGCTGGCCGTGGTCGGGGTCACCGCGTACCGCACGGCCTTCGGCAGGCCGCGGGCACGGATCGGCAGGCAGGAAGAGCAGGTCGGCGGTGCCGGGCTGTGGATCCTGCCGAACCCGAGCGGACTGAACGCGCATTACACCGCTATCACCCTTGCGGAGGAGTTCCGCGCGCTTCGTACCGCGCTTTAACAACGCCACGTGTTAACAAAACGGCCCCAGGCCTGGTCAATAACCCCCCTGATGGGGGAATCTTCGTCACGAAACCAATGAATGACCGTCAAAAGCGTCACGGGTTAACCCCTCCGGCGTCCCACCTGGGACCACCGGGCCGGTTGTAGCGAGACGGAGAACACATGACACAGAGCATCGGCTCGAACAGGGGCCAGCCGCCCAAGCCGGGCGCCCGCGGGCTCGGTGTGGCCGCGATCGATCCGGTGCCCCTCTACCGGGAGGGCCTGGCCGCCCTCATCCACCGCACCCCCGGCCTGTACTGGCTCGGCCACGCCGGGGCACACCACTCCGCCTTGCAGATGTGCGAGCAACTGCGTCCGGACACCGTGCTGGTGGACTCCGGGCTGGACCCACAGGGTCACCTGATCCGGCTGCTTGCCACCGGGGAGCCGGGCACGATCGTGATCATCCTGGTCCGGGACGCCAACCGCAGCCCGCAGTTCCTCGCCGCCGTGCTGGCCGCGGGCGCGCACGCCGTCGTGCCGAGGGCCACCGAGCCCCGCAGGCTCACCGAGGCGATCATGCGCGCGCATGCCGACCGCCGCTACGTCGACCCGGCACTGGCCACCCTCACCACCCGGCCGAAGCGGCAGCCCACCGGGCAGCTACCCGGCCAGCAGGCGGTGCACACCCAGATGCCGCTGTCCCGGCGGGAGTACCAGGTGCTGCAACTGGTGGCCGAGGGGCTGGAGAACTCGGCTATCGCGAAAGTGCTCTATCTCTCCGTGGAAACCGTGCGCACGCACGTCAAGAGCATCCTGCGCAAACTGTCCGCCCGGGACCGCACCCATGCCGTGACCACCGCGTTTCGGCACGGGATCCTCGTCGTGCGGCCGGACGACTCGTTGGGAAGTAGCCCCAAAGAGCACTATTCGTCACAATCAGGCTGATCGGCTTGCTGTAGGTTACTAGCAGGTAATACCCTTATGTTACCGGCGAGTAGGGGGATGTGCCCAGCCGGAATCCCCGAACACCCAAACGGAGCGACGACATGGGCCACTACAGGAGCAACGTCCGCGACCTCGAGTTCAACCTGTTCGAGGTACTCGGCGTTCAGCAGCGCCTCGGCAAGGGCGTGCTCGAGGAGTCCGACGAGGAGACCGCGCGCGGCGTGCTCGCCGAGCTGAACAACCTCGCCGTCGGCCCGTTGGCCGAATCCTTCGCCGACGCCGACCGCAACCCGCCGGTCTACGACCCCAAGACTTTCTCCGTCACCCTGCCGGAGTCCTTCAAGAAGAGCTACCAGCAGCTCTGGGACGGTGAGTGGTGGCGGCTCGGCCTGCCCAACAACCTCGGCGGATTCGGCCTTCCGCCCACCGTGCAGTGGGCCGCCTCCGAGCTGATCCTCGGCGCGAACCCGGCGCTGTTCATGTACATGGCGGGGCCGAACTTCGCGATGATCGTGGACAAGAACGGCACCGAGGAGCAGCGGCGCTGGGCCCAGTTCATGATCGACCGCGCCTGGGGCGCCACCATGGTGCTCACCGAGCCGGACGCAGGCTCGGACGTCGGTGCCGGGCGCACCAAGGCGGTGCTGCAGGAGGACGGCTCCTGGCACCTGGACGGGGTGAAGCGTTTCATCACCTCCGGCGAGCAGGACCTGACCGAGAACATCATGCACCTGGTGCTGGCCCGCCCGGAGGGTCCAGGGATCGAGCCGAAGCCCGGCACCAAGGGGCTGTCCCTGTTCCTGGTGCCGAAGTTCCGCTTCGACGCGGAGACCGGGGAGCCGGGGGAGCGCAACGGCGCCTACGTGACGAACGTCGAGCACAAGATGGGC
The sequence above is drawn from the Amycolatopsis aidingensis genome and encodes:
- a CDS encoding phosphotransferase enzyme family protein, which translates into the protein MTDATAYCARRLGAWGEVMVTGMLGGARNEVLEIRLGGKRRVARRSRRPADSLEWELDLLEHLANRGFRVPRVVPTLHGNRFVDNIVVQEWLPGREPVSGADWQAVADELRRLHATTVGWPQRQGFRITSELVERSRSGDVDLGRMPSDVVAACRGAWAALSGEPAVVHGDPGAANIRISPAGVGLLDWDEARVDHPAMDLADLPVTVLPAAEQAAARAAVDAWEVAAGWFVEPEYARERLARLGRG
- a CDS encoding MmcQ/YjbR family DNA-binding protein, which codes for MPTWKDAIAIAERLPEVEESTWYRTPALKVRGKGFARLRTEAEGGLVLMCGLDEKAALLDSGDPAFYTTPHYDGYGSIIVDLERVDPGQLAELIEESWRLKAPARLRKELDAALGLRHD
- a CDS encoding GNAT family N-acetyltransferase, coding for MTITLRAAEEADHPALVRAVQQWWGDSRSPAQASELALLLPRLFLQHFASTSLIAEDDGHLAGFLVGFYSADDPAAAYIHFVGIDPGRRRAGLGRRLYETFFAAATVAGRQLVRAVTSPGNQGSIAFHRGMGFQLEPGDREVDGVPVRADYDGPGQDRVCFRLDLLAG
- a CDS encoding LysR family transcriptional regulator; translation: MLSLDRLQALAMVDRHGSIAAAAEQLHLTPSGVSQKLAKLERETGHRLLEPRGRGVRLTHAGRVLAEHASRILTQCGAAEVDLADLTEEILGPLRIGAMPSTVRRLLAPALTTLRERYPRLWPTLRDGEVVDTMPLLLAGELDLVVAENWAHRPTAIPEGVSKRLLFDERVMVALPADHPLADRDTLDLAELAGAAWTSCGPGSAAGDALVQAVRNQGVEPEVRYTVTEFPTQAALVEAGLAVALIAPFALQSVPAGVRLVPPEPALRREIHAVWRTDRENPAVRAGVAALAGAVPSNT
- a CDS encoding DMT family transporter yields the protein MAARTDPRLLLLAGAACISVSAMFVKLSGTSPGTAAFWRCLLALPVLLPLALREPRADRDPGRTRRRLAAGVFLGIDLVFWGQCVADVGASIATVLVNVQVVILPGLAWLLSRERPAARFLVTAPLMLLAVALASGAIGRAEPGSDPVRGALMGLAAGAAYAAFLFLLRQGAAPGQLVAPVRTATISATVTSLLLGLAWGGVDLAPGWPAFGWLAALALTGQVGGWVLVGTALPRLRAGIGATLLLLQPVLAVLLGLLLLDERPTGWQLAGCAAVIALVWFTSSPARWRGGDRPGGRSGGHGPTPSTEVSQLRAP
- a CDS encoding VanZ family protein, coding for MTSAQTSALEYGLLGFVVIWAVLLIPQVLGQQARFGRVLPGRLARTALVTLYACLTVALVLLPLPTRAGGQSGQHIQLVPFQWMADVARESAGNPLATTAFQQLSMNVLLFVPLGILARVLWRRGFTGATLLGLAGSAAIEICQLTANFGTAPYQYRIFDVDDLMANTAGAALGWILAALFLLLRAQARQADALSGATTQPVRVPARPAQPTVPACVARPAGHYAGPPAQPWPRQR
- a CDS encoding class I SAM-dependent methyltransferase — encoded protein: MRGAVTNDGCPVELYPLLPPAGEPEAVHAAIEAGAEVLDLGAGTGRIAHGLIELGHPVVAVDDSAAMLGWVRGARTVCSRIEDLRLGRRFPAVLLASHLINNPDRPVRTALLDTVRGHLAPGGKLVAQWHPPEWFDLVGAGGDGRLGPVRIRLRGITRTGDLLSATVYYEVEGRSWEQPFTCLRLSEDALLGALAGAGLAFAGWASADRTWFTAVPS
- the mug gene encoding G/U mismatch-specific DNA glycosylase, which produces MAERPTKAELAAAPGRTIPDVIGPGLRVLFCGINPGLYSGATGLHFARPGNRFWPALHRSGFTPRLLDPAEQWELLDYGLGITNLVGRATARADELTETELRAGGEALVGKVTRYQPSWLAVVGVTAYRTAFGRPRARIGRQEEQVGGAGLWILPNPSGLNAHYTAITLAEEFRALRTAL
- a CDS encoding response regulator transcription factor, whose amino-acid sequence is MTQSIGSNRGQPPKPGARGLGVAAIDPVPLYREGLAALIHRTPGLYWLGHAGAHHSALQMCEQLRPDTVLVDSGLDPQGHLIRLLATGEPGTIVIILVRDANRSPQFLAAVLAAGAHAVVPRATEPRRLTEAIMRAHADRRYVDPALATLTTRPKRQPTGQLPGQQAVHTQMPLSRREYQVLQLVAEGLENSAIAKVLYLSVETVRTHVKSILRKLSARDRTHAVTTAFRHGILVVRPDDSLGSSPKEHYSSQSG